The Megalobrama amblycephala isolate DHTTF-2021 linkage group LG7, ASM1881202v1, whole genome shotgun sequence genome window below encodes:
- the si:ch211-196h16.12 gene encoding regulator of G-protein signaling 4, translating to MCKGLSAIPSSCLEKAKGMRVKLSHLAEKQEWVYKHRANEEKLPQDLESLLNSKLGIQTFRWFLRSEFSEENLEFWLACEEYKNSPESKLAGKAQNIYNQFINPDAPHEVNLDSETREALTGLMQEPTADTFDEAQHRIFSLMAKDSFPRFLRSSYGQQPIRVL from the exons ATGTGTAAGGGGTTGTCTGCCATCCCCTCCTCATGCCTGGAGAA GGCGAAGGGCATGAGGGTCAAGCTATCCCACCTGGCCGAAAAGCAGGAATGGGTTTACAAACACAG agcGAATGAGGAAAAGCTGCCTCAGGACTTGGAGTCTCTGCTCAACAGCAAAC TGGGCATTCAGACTTTCCGCTGGTTCCTGCGCTCAGAGTTCAGCGAGGAGAACCTGGAGTTCTGGCTGGCGTGTGAAGAATACAAGAACTCGCCTGAATCCAAACTGGCGGGAAAAGCCCAGAACATCTATAACCAGTTCATCAACCCCGACGCTCCTCATGAG GTGAATCTGGACAGCGAGACGCGTGAGGCGTTGACGGGGTTGATGCAGGAGCCCACGGCGGACACGTTTGATGAGGCTCAGCACCGCATCTTCTCCCTGATGGCCAAAGACTCATTCCCGCGCTTCCTGCGCTCCTCTTATGGCCAACAGCCTATCAGAGTCCTGTGA
- the lg7h19orf53 gene encoding leydig cell tumor 10 kDa protein homolog encodes MAQGKQKFKAQRPGGAKKQQKPKGLKKGGRIIAPKKAQVVQQQKLKKGLEVAIRNRIEHEVTQRASKSLHKKLSVLKTPAGKSGTAGSSKPAAAGSSK; translated from the exons ATGGCACAAGGCAAACAGAAATTTAAGGCGCAGCGACCCGGAGGAGCTAAAAAGCAACAAAAACCGAAAGGACTCAAGAAGGGAG GAAGGATCATCGCACCCAAAAAAGCACAAGTGGTCCAACAGCAGAAGCTGAAGAAG GGTTTGGAGGTGGCCATCAGGAACAGGATTGAACACGAAGTCACACAGAGGGCCAGCAAGTCTCTTCATAAGAAACTGAGTGTGCTGAAAACTCCCGCAGGGAAAAGCGGGACAGCCGGATCCTCGAAACCAGCTGCTGCTGGCTCATCCAAATGA